From Pseudomonas fluorescens, one genomic window encodes:
- a CDS encoding hybrid sensor histidine kinase/response regulator, whose protein sequence is MDIKFTNRLSYKQAKFTVLVGFVLGMVLSLVQIGIDYASEDASINREILSLLEISHSPASRIAYNIDAELAQELTLGLLRSPAVIGAQLTDNNRTVLANVKRAPTQSSYRLVSDYLFGANRLFQERLFLEHLPDESLGTLQLEVDTYAFGSRFLRRAEVTLFNGFARSLILSGILLALFYVMLTKPLVRVIRELSGRDPRIAEQPPLECPKRHQNDEIGVLVKVANQQFANMTTEIQQRRAAENRLTDYLGQLENIVSSRTAELKAINRRLTDSNEELEIARQTALDMAQARSVFLANMSHEIRTPLNGLLGMIALSLDSPLNAEQRQQLSIAHDSGKVLVELLNDILDLSKFDAGQLELERIPFDLGSLVEDTANLLSQNAAPNVELTCLIDPSFPFQVIGDPTRVRQIVSNLLSNALKFTRFGRVDVRLSQLAEGIRIEVCDTGIGIPQEAQIRIFQPFTQAGAGITRQFGGTGLGLALTFNLCNAMQGRLSISSESGFGSQFRADLPLPTHVPALAPAPLRGKVIAITSANSGLAELLDSLLPGWGLDYQQYPLDAPLSGLETDVLITDCAECLFGVRPTIAAPILLVTAYGNFMPNEESIALAPLQQQARPLARNALYQRLRHALNAGQDEDPQTLQLINAVQQRGRVLLVEDNPVNQLVAKGMLGKLGADVMVVSHGAEALDQLELNRFDLVLMDCNMPVMDGYEASRHIRRSGRWPDLPIVALTANAMPEERERCRAAGMNDYLAKPFRREELAAMLDLWVPLRKEP, encoded by the coding sequence GCTGCTGGAAATCAGTCACAGCCCCGCGTCACGCATTGCCTACAACATCGATGCCGAACTCGCCCAGGAACTGACGCTGGGACTGCTGCGCTCGCCTGCGGTGATCGGCGCACAACTGACCGACAATAACCGTACGGTATTGGCCAACGTAAAACGCGCGCCCACGCAGAGTTCTTACCGCTTGGTCAGCGACTACCTGTTCGGTGCCAACCGCCTGTTCCAGGAACGATTGTTCCTCGAGCACTTGCCGGACGAATCCCTCGGGACGCTGCAACTTGAAGTAGACACCTACGCATTCGGCAGCCGATTCCTTCGCCGGGCTGAAGTCACGTTGTTCAACGGATTTGCCCGCAGCCTGATATTGAGCGGCATTCTCCTGGCGTTGTTCTATGTCATGCTCACCAAGCCACTGGTGCGCGTCATTCGCGAATTGAGTGGGCGCGATCCGCGTATCGCCGAGCAACCGCCACTCGAATGCCCCAAGCGGCATCAGAATGATGAAATTGGCGTGCTGGTCAAAGTCGCCAATCAGCAGTTCGCCAACATGACCACCGAAATCCAGCAACGGCGCGCAGCCGAGAATCGTCTGACCGACTACCTGGGACAGTTGGAAAACATCGTTTCCTCGCGTACCGCCGAATTGAAAGCCATCAATCGCCGGCTGACGGACTCCAACGAAGAGCTGGAAATCGCGCGGCAGACAGCACTGGATATGGCCCAGGCGCGCTCGGTTTTCCTGGCCAACATGAGCCATGAAATCCGCACGCCGCTCAATGGCCTGCTGGGCATGATTGCCCTGTCGCTCGACAGCCCGTTGAACGCGGAGCAACGCCAGCAACTTTCGATTGCCCATGATTCGGGAAAAGTGCTGGTCGAGTTGCTCAACGACATTCTCGATCTTTCGAAATTCGATGCCGGTCAACTGGAACTCGAACGTATTCCCTTCGACCTCGGCTCATTGGTGGAGGACACCGCCAATCTGCTCTCGCAAAACGCTGCACCCAATGTTGAATTGACCTGCCTGATCGACCCGAGCTTTCCGTTCCAGGTAATCGGCGATCCAACCCGGGTACGGCAGATTGTCAGCAACCTGTTGTCCAACGCCCTCAAATTTACCCGTTTCGGTCGAGTGGACGTACGCCTGAGTCAGCTTGCAGAGGGCATCAGAATTGAGGTGTGCGATACCGGAATCGGCATCCCGCAAGAGGCCCAGATCAGGATTTTCCAGCCGTTTACCCAGGCCGGCGCCGGTATCACACGGCAGTTTGGTGGAACCGGACTGGGCCTGGCGTTGACCTTCAATCTGTGCAACGCCATGCAAGGGCGCCTGAGCATCAGTTCGGAGTCCGGGTTCGGCAGCCAGTTCCGCGCCGACCTGCCCCTGCCCACCCATGTTCCGGCACTCGCACCAGCGCCACTGCGAGGCAAGGTCATCGCAATCACCTCGGCCAACAGCGGCCTCGCCGAACTGCTCGACAGCCTGTTGCCCGGCTGGGGTCTGGATTACCAGCAATACCCTCTCGACGCTCCATTGAGCGGTCTCGAAACTGACGTACTGATCACCGATTGCGCTGAATGCCTGTTTGGCGTGCGACCGACAATTGCCGCCCCCATCCTGCTGGTGACGGCCTACGGCAACTTCATGCCCAACGAAGAGAGCATCGCCCTTGCCCCTCTGCAACAACAGGCTCGGCCGTTGGCACGCAATGCGCTGTACCAGAGATTGCGCCACGCACTGAACGCCGGGCAGGACGAGGATCCGCAAACGCTGCAACTGATCAACGCAGTACAACAACGGGGAAGAGTCCTGCTGGTCGAAGACAACCCGGTCAACCAATTGGTCGCCAAGGGTATGCTGGGCAAATTGGGGGCGGACGTGATGGTGGTGTCGCACGGAGCCGAGGCGCTCGACCAACTGGAACTGAACCGTTTTGACCTGGTTCTGATGGACTGCAACATGCCGGTGATGGATGGTTATGAAGCCAGCCGACACATCCGCCGCAGCGGACGCTGGCCGGATCTTCCTATTGTTGCCCTGACCGCCAATGCCATGCCCGAAGAGCGTGAGCGCTGCCGGGCAGCGGGCATGAATGACTACCTGGCCAAGCCCTTTCGCCGCGAGGAACTGGCCGCCATGCTTGACCTGTGGGTGCCCCTCAGGAAAGAGCCTTGA
- a CDS encoding MarR family winged helix-turn-helix transcriptional regulator: MNDQPSDSLALDSQLCFKLYAASRAVIRGYKPMLDQLRLTYPQYLVMLVLWEWQAQMPEQPTVKALGERLALDSGTLTPLLKRLEQMQLVQRQRSPRDEREVHLSLAPAGQSLRDQVAPLKARLLCDSGVDLQQLNQLRVGLDQLLGQIKALS, translated from the coding sequence ATGAATGATCAGCCAAGCGATTCGCTGGCGCTCGACAGCCAGCTGTGTTTCAAGCTCTACGCGGCGTCCAGGGCAGTGATTCGGGGTTATAAGCCGATGCTCGACCAGTTGCGCCTGACCTACCCGCAGTACCTGGTGATGCTGGTGTTGTGGGAGTGGCAGGCGCAAATGCCGGAGCAGCCGACGGTGAAGGCCCTGGGTGAGCGATTGGCTCTGGATTCCGGGACGCTGACGCCCTTGCTCAAACGTCTGGAGCAGATGCAGTTGGTCCAGCGTCAACGTTCACCGCGAGATGAACGCGAAGTGCATTTGAGTCTTGCACCAGCCGGTCAATCACTGCGTGATCAGGTGGCGCCGCTCAAGGCGCGATTGTTGTGCGACAGCGGCGTCGACTTGCAGCAATTGAATCAGTTGCGGGTGGGGCTTGATCAGTTGCTGGGGCAGATCAAGGCTCTTTCCTGA
- a CDS encoding glutathione peroxidase, which produces MADNLLSIPCTTIKGEQKTLADFAGKALLVVNTASKCGFTPQYKGLEELWQTYKDQGLVVLGFPCNQFGKQEPGNEGAISEFCELNFGVSFPLFKKIEVNGSDAHPLFVQLKKRAPGVLGSQGIKWNFTKFLIGQDGTLVKRFAPATKPQDLTREIEALLK; this is translated from the coding sequence ATGGCCGATAACCTGTTGAGCATTCCTTGTACCACCATCAAGGGCGAGCAGAAGACCTTGGCGGATTTCGCCGGCAAGGCGCTACTGGTGGTCAACACCGCCAGCAAATGCGGGTTCACGCCGCAGTACAAGGGGCTCGAAGAGCTGTGGCAGACCTACAAGGATCAAGGATTGGTCGTACTGGGTTTTCCGTGCAATCAGTTTGGTAAACAGGAGCCGGGTAACGAGGGGGCGATCTCGGAGTTCTGCGAGTTGAATTTCGGCGTGAGTTTCCCGCTGTTCAAAAAAATCGAGGTCAACGGCAGCGACGCCCATCCCTTGTTCGTCCAGTTGAAAAAGCGCGCACCTGGCGTGCTGGGATCTCAGGGCATCAAATGGAATTTCACCAAATTCCTGATTGGTCAGGACGGCACGTTGGTCAAACGGTTCGCCCCGGCCACCAAGCCGCAGGACCTGACCCGCGAGATTGAAGCCCTGCTCAAATGA
- the msrB gene encoding peptide-methionine (R)-S-oxide reductase MsrB: protein MEKLEKTLEEWRAMLDPEQYNVCRLKGTERPFSGKFNGTKTAGVYHCICCNEPLFDSETKFDSGCGWPSFYAPIGESAMVEIRDISHGMIRTEVVCAKCDAHLGHVFPDGPPPTGLRYCINSVCLDLVPRD from the coding sequence ATGGAAAAGTTGGAAAAAACCCTGGAGGAATGGCGTGCGATGCTCGACCCCGAGCAGTACAACGTGTGTCGCCTCAAAGGCACCGAGCGACCATTCTCGGGCAAGTTCAACGGGACCAAAACAGCGGGTGTTTATCACTGCATCTGCTGTAACGAGCCGTTGTTTGACTCTGAGACGAAATTCGATTCAGGTTGCGGCTGGCCGAGCTTCTACGCGCCCATTGGCGAGAGTGCCATGGTCGAAATCCGAGATATCAGCCACGGAATGATCCGCACCGAAGTGGTTTGTGCCAAGTGTGATGCGCATCTGGGACACGTGTTTCCCGATGGTCCGCCACCGACCGGTTTGCGCTATTGCATCAACTCCGTGTGCCTGGATCTGGTACCGCGCGACTGA